In Betaproteobacteria bacterium, one genomic interval encodes:
- a CDS encoding 2-isopropylmalate synthase, translated as MDKLIIFDTTMRDGEQSPGASMTKEEKVRIGKQLEKMRVDVIEAGFAAASEGDFEAIHAVATAVKDSTVCSLARAQAGDIQKAGDAIKPAAQGRIHTFIATSPIHMQHKLRMSPDQVLAAAVDAVKFARTLCDDVEFSAEDAVRSETDFLCRVFEAVINAGARTINVPDTVGYSVPELWAERFRSLIERVPNADKVIWSTHCHNDLGMAVANSLAAVHAGARQVECTINGLGERAGNASLEEIVMAVRTRKDYFNVETRIDATQIVPASRLVATVTGYPVQPNKAVVGANAFAHESGIHQDGVLKHRETYEIMRAQDVGWNANKISLGKLSGRSAFRQRLKELGIELESEVALNVAFQKFKELADKKHEIFDEDLHALVSDESITPEIEQYHLVSLTAHIETGEEPYARLVIADGGKEMSCEAKGAGPVDAAFKALESVAHSNSELLLYSVNNVTEGTDSQGEVTVRLSKAGRIINGVGTDTDIVIASAKAYLNALNKLAHKERMNPQMG; from the coding sequence ATGGATAAATTGATCATTTTTGACACCACCATGCGCGACGGCGAGCAGAGTCCCGGCGCATCAATGACCAAGGAAGAAAAAGTTCGCATTGGCAAACAACTGGAAAAGATGCGCGTCGATGTTATCGAAGCCGGTTTTGCCGCGGCCAGCGAAGGTGATTTCGAGGCTATCCACGCGGTGGCAACCGCGGTGAAGGACTCGACAGTGTGTTCACTTGCCCGCGCGCAGGCGGGCGATATCCAGAAGGCTGGCGATGCCATCAAACCCGCCGCGCAGGGGCGCATTCATACCTTCATCGCGACTTCACCGATTCACATGCAGCACAAGTTGCGCATGTCACCGGATCAAGTGCTGGCGGCCGCGGTCGATGCGGTGAAATTCGCACGCACCCTTTGCGACGATGTCGAGTTCTCCGCCGAGGACGCGGTACGCAGCGAAACGGATTTTCTTTGCCGGGTGTTCGAAGCCGTGATCAATGCGGGCGCGCGCACTATCAACGTGCCCGACACCGTCGGCTATAGCGTTCCCGAGTTATGGGCGGAACGCTTTCGGTCATTGATCGAACGCGTTCCGAATGCGGACAAGGTAATCTGGTCCACGCACTGCCACAACGATCTCGGCATGGCGGTCGCCAATTCGCTTGCCGCGGTGCACGCGGGCGCTCGGCAGGTTGAGTGCACGATCAATGGCCTCGGTGAGCGCGCGGGCAATGCATCACTGGAGGAAATCGTGATGGCGGTGCGGACGCGCAAGGATTATTTCAATGTGGAAACGCGCATCGACGCCACCCAGATCGTGCCGGCCTCCAGGCTGGTGGCGACAGTGACCGGCTATCCGGTGCAGCCGAACAAGGCGGTGGTCGGCGCGAATGCATTTGCCCACGAGTCGGGTATTCATCAGGACGGCGTGCTGAAGCATCGCGAGACCTACGAGATCATGCGTGCGCAGGACGTGGGCTGGAACGCGAACAAGATCTCGCTCGGCAAACTATCCGGCCGCTCGGCATTCAGGCAGCGATTGAAAGAACTTGGCATCGAACTGGAATCAGAAGTCGCGCTAAACGTCGCCTTTCAGAAATTCAAGGAGCTTGCCGACAAGAAGCACGAAATCTTTGACGAAGACCTGCACGCACTCGTATCCGACGAATCCATCACACCCGAGATCGAGCAATACCACCTGGTATCTCTCACCGCGCACATCGAGACCGGCGAAGAGCCTTATGCGCGCCTCGTGATTGCAGACGGCGGCAAGGAAATGTCGTGTGAGGCGAAGGGCGCGGGTCCGGTTGACGCGGCGTTCAAAGCGCTGGAAAGCGTCGCCCACAGCAACTCGGAGTTACTGCTGTATTCGGTGAACAACGTGACCGAAGGCACCGATTCGCAGGGTGAAGTGACGGTGCGGCTGTCGAAAGCCGGGCGCATCATCAACGGCGTGGGAACGGATACCGACATCGTCATCGCGAGCGCCAAGGCGTATCTGAATGCGTTGAACAAGCTCGCCCACAAGGAGCGCATGAATCCGCAAATGGGGTAA
- the psd gene encoding phosphatidylserine decarboxylase (Phosphatidylserine decarboxylase is synthesized as a single chain precursor. Generation of the pyruvoyl active site from a Ser is coupled to cleavage of a Gly-Ser bond between the larger (beta) and smaller (alpha chains). It is an integral membrane protein.): MSDRLAVLLQYLLPKQALTAFAGKIAGAKGGRLTTWLIRWFVGRYGVNMDEAANPDIGSYPSFNEFFTRPLRNGARPLADVDYVCPVDGAISQFGAIERDQIFQAKGHHYSTTALVGGDSVLAAQFQDGSFATLYLSPKDYHRIHMPCDGRLTRMIYVPGALFSVNPVTARGVPGLFARNERIVCVFSGAKGPFVLTLVGATIVGSMATVWHGVVNPPRLGAVREWTYDTQQVLLKQGDEMGRFLLGSTVVMLFPKDTLLFNDQWAPARGICMGECMGRYVIAGPKPGAGSVPLQ; this comes from the coding sequence TTGTCTGATCGCCTCGCCGTTTTACTTCAATACCTCTTGCCGAAGCAGGCGCTCACCGCGTTCGCCGGGAAGATTGCGGGCGCTAAAGGCGGTCGCCTCACCACGTGGCTGATCCGTTGGTTCGTGGGCCGCTATGGCGTCAATATGGATGAAGCGGCCAATCCTGACATTGGCAGCTACCCGAGTTTTAACGAGTTTTTCACGCGTCCCCTGCGCAATGGTGCCCGTCCGCTCGCCGACGTGGACTATGTTTGCCCCGTTGATGGGGCCATCAGCCAATTTGGCGCGATCGAGCGCGATCAGATATTCCAGGCAAAGGGCCATCACTATTCGACAACGGCACTGGTCGGCGGTGACTCTGTCCTTGCCGCGCAATTCCAGGATGGAAGTTTCGCGACCCTGTATCTCAGCCCGAAGGACTATCACCGTATTCACATGCCTTGCGATGGGCGTCTGACGCGAATGATATATGTGCCCGGCGCATTGTTTTCCGTTAACCCGGTGACGGCGCGTGGTGTCCCCGGCCTTTTTGCGCGCAATGAACGCATCGTCTGCGTTTTTTCCGGCGCAAAGGGACCATTCGTGTTGACCCTGGTGGGCGCGACAATTGTCGGCAGCATGGCGACAGTTTGGCACGGCGTGGTGAATCCACCGCGCCTCGGTGCAGTCCGCGAATGGACCTATGACACTCAGCAGGTCCTGCTCAAGCAAGGCGACGAAATGGGCCGCTTCTTGCTGGGGTCGACGGTGGTAATGTTGTTCCCGAAAGACACGCTCCTGTTCAACGATCAATGGGCGCCGGCGCGCGGCATTTGCATGGGCGAATGCATGGGCAGGTATGTGATTGCCGGGCCAAAACCAGGCGCGGGCAGCGTTCCGTTACAATAG
- the ilvN gene encoding acetolactate synthase small subunit has translation MRHILSILLENESGALSRVAGLFSARGYNIESLTVAPTEDATLSRMTIVTSGSDEVIEQITKQVNKLVDVVKIVDLNEGKHVERELMLVKARAVGKDRDELKRTADIFRARVIDLTEKTYVIELTGTGGKLDAFLEAIDRSLILETVRTGACGLGRGEWIVKA, from the coding sequence ATGCGACATATCCTTTCCATATTGCTTGAAAACGAATCCGGAGCGCTCTCACGTGTCGCCGGACTGTTCTCGGCGCGCGGCTACAACATCGAATCCCTGACGGTGGCGCCGACCGAAGACGCCACGCTGTCGCGCATGACAATTGTCACGTCGGGGTCCGACGAGGTGATTGAGCAAATTACCAAGCAGGTCAACAAGCTCGTCGATGTGGTCAAGATTGTCGATCTTAACGAAGGCAAGCACGTCGAGCGCGAGTTGATGCTGGTGAAAGCGCGCGCCGTCGGCAAGGATCGCGATGAATTGAAGCGCACGGCGGATATCTTCCGTGCGCGTGTGATCGACCTGACGGAAAAAACTTACGTGATCGAATTGACAGGCACCGGCGGAAAACTCGATGCATTTCTGGAAGCGATAGACCGGTCACTCATTCTTGAAACCGTTCGCACCGGCGCCTGCGGGTTGGGCCGCGGCGAATGGATTGTGAAGGCTTAG
- the purB gene encoding adenylosuccinate lyase: MSSPALLPLNSLTALSPLDGRYERKTASLRACFSEFALIRFRVQIEIEWLIALSQAAEISECARISDSTVKTLRDAAATFSLPDAEPVKAIEATTNHDVKAVEYWLRERFAGDAEVVASQAFIHFACTSEDINNLSHALMLKSARETVLLPALAGVESRLQTLAHRHAGLAMLSHTHGQAATPTTMGKEMANVAYRLRRLRSAIADTRILGKINGAVGNYNAHLSAYPDFNWQAFAQSFVESLGITFNPYTIQIEPHDAMAELFDAIARANTVLIDLDRDIWGYISLGYFKQRVKAGEIGSSTMPHKVNPIDFENSEGNLGLANALLRHMAEKLPISRWQRDLTDSTVLRNMGVAFGYCVLAYDSLARGLDKLEVNEAKIASHLDASWDVLAEPIQTVMRKHGIDDAYEQLKELTRGKGGIERESLRKFVAGLAIPDADKTRLLELTPATYIGDAQRLASEI, translated from the coding sequence ATGTCCTCCCCCGCACTGCTTCCGCTGAATTCTCTGACCGCACTGTCTCCACTCGATGGCCGCTACGAAAGGAAAACGGCCAGCCTGCGCGCCTGCTTCAGCGAATTCGCGCTGATACGGTTTCGGGTTCAGATCGAAATCGAATGGCTGATTGCGCTGTCCCAGGCAGCGGAAATTTCCGAATGCGCGCGAATCAGCGACTCGACGGTAAAGACACTTCGCGACGCAGCCGCCACTTTTTCGCTTCCCGATGCGGAGCCCGTCAAAGCTATCGAAGCCACCACTAATCACGATGTCAAAGCTGTTGAGTACTGGTTGCGTGAACGATTCGCCGGCGACGCGGAAGTCGTCGCGTCGCAGGCCTTCATTCACTTCGCCTGCACGTCGGAAGATATCAACAACCTCTCGCATGCACTGATGCTGAAAAGTGCGCGCGAGACTGTGCTGTTGCCGGCGCTCGCCGGTGTTGAATCCCGGCTGCAAACGCTGGCACACCGTCACGCTGGCCTGGCCATGCTTTCCCATACCCACGGTCAAGCCGCCACGCCAACGACCATGGGCAAGGAGATGGCGAATGTGGCGTATCGCCTGCGTCGACTGCGCAGCGCCATCGCGGATACGCGAATACTCGGGAAAATAAACGGCGCCGTCGGCAACTACAACGCGCATTTGTCCGCGTACCCCGATTTCAATTGGCAAGCATTTGCGCAATCATTCGTGGAAAGCCTCGGCATCACCTTCAACCCTTACACCATCCAGATCGAACCTCACGATGCCATGGCGGAACTGTTTGACGCCATCGCGCGTGCCAATACCGTGCTCATCGACCTGGATCGCGACATCTGGGGCTACATTTCCCTCGGCTATTTCAAACAGCGCGTGAAAGCCGGCGAAATCGGCTCATCGACCATGCCGCATAAGGTCAATCCCATCGATTTCGAAAACTCCGAAGGCAATCTTGGTCTGGCCAATGCGCTCTTGCGGCACATGGCGGAAAAGTTGCCGATCTCACGCTGGCAGCGTGACCTCACCGACTCGACCGTGCTGCGCAATATGGGCGTCGCCTTCGGCTATTGTGTATTGGCCTACGACTCATTGGCGCGCGGACTCGACAAGCTTGAAGTCAATGAAGCGAAAATTGCGTCACACCTTGATGCCAGTTGGGATGTGCTCGCCGAACCGATACAGACGGTGATGCGCAAACACGGCATCGACGACGCCTACGAGCAATTGAAGGAACTCACCCGCGGCAAAGGCGGCATTGAACGGGAATCACTGCGGAAGTTTGTCGCCGGGCTGGCGATTCCTGACGCTGACAAAACGCGATTGCTGGAACTCACGCCGGCAACTTATATCGGCGACGCACAAAGGCTCGCGTCGGAAATCTGA
- the ilvC gene encoding ketol-acid reductoisomerase — MKVYYDKDCDLSLIKGKKVTIVGYGSQGHAHAQNLNDSGVKVTVGLRKGGASWDKAKKAGLKVAEVSDAVKSADVVMMLLPDENIGDVYKNEVHANIKKGAALAFAHGFNIHYGVVTPRADLDVIMIAPKGPGHLVRSTYVAGGGVPSLIAVHKDNSGKAKHLALSYAKGIGGSRGGVIETNFREETETDLFGEQAVLCGGIVELIKAGFDTLVEAGYAPEMAYFECLHETKLIVDLIYEGGIANMNYSISNNAEYGEYVTGPKIITDETRQAMRQALKDIQTGEYAKSFILENKAGAPTLTAKRRLLAEHPIEEVGEKLRSMMPWIKKNKLVDQSKN; from the coding sequence ATGAAAGTGTATTACGACAAAGACTGTGACCTCTCACTTATCAAAGGCAAGAAGGTCACCATCGTGGGCTACGGCTCACAGGGGCACGCGCACGCACAGAACCTCAACGATTCCGGTGTAAAGGTCACCGTTGGCCTGCGCAAGGGTGGTGCCTCGTGGGACAAGGCAAAGAAAGCCGGACTGAAAGTTGCCGAAGTATCGGATGCGGTAAAAAGCGCGGACGTGGTGATGATGTTGCTGCCCGATGAAAACATCGGCGACGTGTACAAGAATGAAGTGCACGCCAATATCAAGAAAGGCGCGGCACTCGCTTTCGCGCACGGCTTCAATATTCACTATGGGGTTGTTACACCGCGCGCGGACCTGGATGTCATCATGATCGCACCCAAGGGGCCGGGTCATCTGGTGCGCTCAACTTACGTTGCTGGTGGCGGTGTACCGTCGCTGATTGCCGTGCACAAGGACAATTCCGGCAAAGCCAAGCATTTGGCGCTTTCGTACGCCAAGGGCATCGGCGGCTCGCGCGGCGGCGTGATCGAAACCAATTTCCGCGAAGAAACCGAGACCGATTTGTTTGGCGAACAGGCCGTCCTGTGTGGCGGTATCGTGGAATTGATCAAGGCCGGCTTCGATACGCTGGTCGAAGCGGGCTACGCGCCGGAGATGGCGTACTTTGAATGTCTGCACGAGACGAAGCTGATTGTCGATCTGATTTACGAAGGCGGCATCGCCAACATGAATTACTCGATCTCGAACAACGCCGAGTATGGTGAATACGTCACCGGCCCCAAGATCATCACCGACGAAACACGTCAGGCAATGCGTCAGGCACTGAAGGACATCCAGACCGGCGAATACGCGAAAAGTTTTATCCTTGAAAACAAGGCGGGCGCACCGACGCTGACGGCAAAGCGTCGTTTGCTCGCGGAACACCCGATTGAGGAAGTCGGGGAGAAACTGCGATCGATGATGCCGTGGATCAAAAAGAACAAGCTGGTTGATCAGTCCAAGAACTGA
- a CDS encoding aldehyde dehydrogenase family protein, translated as MDTKDLLSRLGVDLSAHAGDHLISRSPVDGVALASLRSDTRETVAKKISDAHAAFLSWRTVPAPKRGELVRLLGEELRANKDVLGRLVTLESGKILQEGLGEVQEMIDICDFAVGLSRQLYGLTIASERAGHRMMEQWHPLGVVGIISAFNFPVAVWAWNTALALVCGDTVIWKPSEKTPLTALASHALLQRAVRRFADGGNVVPQGLSQVIIGRADIGEAMVDDARVALISATGSTRMGRAVGNRASARFAKTILELGGNNALIVAPSADLKMALPAILFSAVGTAGQRCTSLRRLIVHVSVYDQLLPKLKAAYASVRIGNPLDENTLVGPLVDEAAFNGMQAALASAAREGGTVHGGERVLGNEFPNAFHVQPAIVEMPAQTPIVCHETFAPILYVLRYDDFDQAIALQNGVPQGLSSAIFTSDMREAEQFVAAGGSDCGIANVNIGTSGAEIGGAFGGEKETGGGRESGSDSWKAYMRRATNTINYSRKLPLAQGIKFDI; from the coding sequence ATGGATACCAAGGATTTACTTTCCCGGCTGGGCGTTGACCTCTCTGCACATGCGGGCGATCACCTCATATCACGTTCGCCCGTCGATGGGGTGGCGCTTGCGTCATTGCGCAGTGACACACGTGAGACGGTGGCAAAAAAGATCAGCGACGCGCATGCGGCGTTCCTGAGTTGGCGCACCGTGCCCGCGCCCAAGCGAGGTGAACTGGTGCGTTTGCTCGGTGAGGAGCTTCGCGCCAACAAGGATGTGCTCGGCAGGCTCGTCACGCTTGAATCCGGAAAAATTCTTCAGGAGGGTCTGGGCGAAGTTCAGGAGATGATCGACATTTGCGACTTTGCCGTCGGGCTTTCGCGCCAGCTTTATGGTCTGACGATCGCCTCGGAACGCGCCGGCCACCGGATGATGGAGCAATGGCATCCGCTTGGTGTCGTCGGGATTATCAGCGCGTTCAATTTTCCCGTCGCGGTATGGGCATGGAACACTGCGTTGGCGCTGGTGTGTGGCGATACCGTGATCTGGAAGCCGTCCGAGAAAACACCGTTGACCGCGCTGGCGTCGCATGCATTGCTGCAACGTGCCGTTAGGCGTTTTGCGGATGGTGGTAATGTCGTGCCGCAGGGTTTGTCACAAGTAATCATCGGACGCGCGGATATCGGTGAAGCGATGGTGGATGATGCGCGCGTTGCACTGATCTCCGCGACGGGCTCCACTCGCATGGGACGTGCAGTGGGAAATCGCGCTTCCGCGCGGTTTGCCAAAACCATCCTGGAATTGGGCGGCAACAACGCGTTGATCGTGGCGCCCAGTGCGGACCTGAAGATGGCGTTGCCCGCGATCCTTTTCTCTGCGGTGGGAACGGCGGGACAGCGCTGCACTTCCTTGCGTCGCCTGATTGTGCATGTAAGTGTTTACGATCAGCTATTGCCCAAGCTGAAGGCTGCCTACGCGTCTGTCCGCATCGGTAATCCGCTCGACGAAAACACGTTGGTGGGACCGCTTGTGGATGAAGCCGCATTCAACGGCATGCAAGCCGCACTTGCGTCCGCTGCCCGCGAAGGCGGCACGGTTCACGGCGGCGAGCGCGTGCTTGGCAATGAATTTCCGAACGCCTTTCATGTGCAGCCGGCCATCGTGGAAATGCCTGCGCAGACGCCAATCGTCTGTCACGAGACCTTCGCGCCAATCCTGTACGTATTGCGCTATGACGACTTCGATCAGGCAATCGCCTTGCAGAACGGCGTGCCGCAAGGTTTGTCTTCCGCCATTTTCACCAGTGACATGCGCGAAGCCGAACAATTTGTCGCGGCAGGCGGCAGCGATTGCGGTATCGCGAACGTCAATATCGGCACGTCCGGTGCGGAGATTGGCGGAGCGTTTGGTGGCGAGAAAGAAACCGGCGGCGGTCGCGAATCGGGTTCCGATAGCTGGAAGGCCTATATGCGCCGCGCCACCAATACCATTAACTACTCCCGCAAATTACCGCTGGCGCAAGGCATCAAGTTCGACATTTGA
- a CDS encoding acetolactate synthase 3 catalytic subunit gives MKLSDAPHSSSATVTPEVLSGAEILCRALKAEGVDYVFGYPGGAVLVIYDEIYQQKSFAHILVRHEQAAVHAADAYSRSTGRPGVALVTSGPGVTNAVTGIATAYMDSIPMVIITGQVPTHAIGQDAFQECDTVGITRPCVKHNFLVRDVADLAETLKKAFYIATTGRPGPVVVDIPKDVSMAKTPFVYPATVEMRSYKPVNKGHTGQIKKAMQMLLDARQPMIYVGGGAILGDASPQVTELVRLLGFPCTNTLMGLGAYPASDRQFVGMLGMHGTVEANMAMQNCDVLIAIGARFDDRVIGNPAHFAAGNPTRKIIHIDIDPSSISKRVKVDVPIVGNIKDVVIDLMAFIKAAEQKPDAKAIASWWKQIDAWRAKDCLKYKTGGDIIKPQYVVQKLWEVTKGDAFVTSDVGQHQMWAAQYYRFDKPRRWINSGGLGTMGVGLPYAMGVKFAHPDADVACITGEGSIQMNIQELSTCKQYHLPIKIILLNNRYLGMVRQWQQFFHGDRHSESYMDALPDFVKLAESYGHVGMKIEKSGDVEGALKDAFAMKDRLVFMNFITDQKENVFPMVPGGKGISEMILAEDL, from the coding sequence ATGAAACTTTCAGACGCTCCACATAGCTCATCCGCGACCGTCACGCCCGAAGTCCTGAGTGGCGCGGAAATTCTTTGCCGTGCACTCAAAGCCGAAGGTGTCGATTATGTATTCGGCTACCCGGGCGGCGCGGTGCTGGTGATTTACGACGAGATCTATCAACAGAAATCGTTCGCGCACATTCTGGTGCGTCACGAACAGGCCGCCGTGCATGCTGCCGACGCGTATTCCCGATCCACCGGCAGGCCCGGGGTCGCGCTGGTGACATCCGGTCCTGGCGTTACCAATGCCGTAACGGGGATTGCAACGGCGTATATGGATTCGATCCCGATGGTGATTATTACGGGACAAGTACCCACTCACGCGATCGGTCAGGATGCGTTTCAGGAATGCGATACCGTCGGCATTACGCGCCCATGCGTGAAACATAATTTTCTGGTGCGTGATGTCGCGGATCTCGCCGAGACGCTGAAGAAAGCGTTCTATATCGCCACCACCGGGCGCCCCGGCCCCGTCGTCGTCGATATTCCGAAAGATGTATCGATGGCGAAAACGCCGTTTGTCTATCCCGCGACAGTCGAAATGCGGTCGTACAAGCCTGTGAATAAAGGTCACACCGGGCAGATCAAGAAAGCCATGCAGATGCTGCTTGATGCCAGGCAGCCGATGATCTATGTCGGCGGCGGCGCCATTCTGGGCGATGCGTCGCCACAAGTGACGGAACTGGTGAGGCTGTTGGGCTTTCCGTGCACGAATACGCTTATGGGCTTGGGTGCCTATCCCGCGTCGGACCGCCAGTTCGTCGGCATGCTGGGCATGCATGGCACGGTGGAAGCCAATATGGCGATGCAGAATTGCGATGTCCTGATCGCCATTGGCGCGCGATTTGACGATCGCGTTATAGGCAATCCTGCTCATTTCGCGGCCGGCAATCCGACCCGCAAAATCATTCACATCGATATTGATCCGTCTTCGATATCCAAGCGCGTAAAGGTCGATGTGCCCATCGTCGGCAACATCAAGGATGTCGTCATAGATCTGATGGCCTTCATCAAGGCGGCTGAGCAAAAACCGGATGCCAAGGCAATTGCGTCATGGTGGAAACAGATTGACGCGTGGCGCGCCAAGGATTGTTTGAAATACAAAACCGGCGGCGACATCATCAAGCCACAATATGTGGTGCAAAAATTGTGGGAAGTCACCAAAGGCGATGCATTCGTGACATCCGACGTTGGTCAGCACCAGATGTGGGCGGCACAGTATTACCGGTTCGATAAACCGCGGCGCTGGATCAATTCAGGCGGTCTGGGCACGATGGGTGTCGGCCTGCCGTATGCCATGGGTGTCAAGTTCGCGCATCCCGATGCGGACGTCGCCTGCATCACCGGCGAGGGTTCAATACAGATGAATATCCAGGAACTCTCCACCTGCAAGCAATATCATCTGCCGATCAAGATCATTTTGCTGAACAACCGGTATCTGGGCATGGTTCGGCAATGGCAGCAATTCTTCCACGGCGACCGGCATTCCGAGTCATACATGGACGCGCTGCCCGATTTCGTGAAACTGGCCGAATCGTACGGTCACGTCGGCATGAAGATCGAGAAATCGGGCGACGTTGAGGGAGCGTTGAAGGATGCATTCGCGATGAAGGACCGGCTGGTGTTCATGAATTTCATCACGGACCAGAAGGAAAACGTGTTTCCCATGGTGCCAGGCGGCAAGGGCATCAGCGAAATGATTCTGGCGGAGGATTTGTAA
- the pssA gene encoding CDP-diacylglycerol--serine O-phosphatidyltransferase: MINSPNPKIKKGLLDPERRKKGIYILPNLFTCASLFAGFYAIVQGMNDKFEVACIAIFCAMVLDGLDGRVARMTRTQSEFGAEFDSLSDMVSFGAAPALVMYEWAFKPMGKWGWAAAFIYCACAAMRLARFNTNIGVIDKKYFQGLPSPAAAALVAGLIWVLNDYQIHGGDVRWLAWGLTVFAGITMVTNIRYYSGKDFNMRRSVPFWVVPAIFVVYLVVTIEPSHVLWGLFVVYALSGYVMALMALMRGGDKKPPANPPSTPAAQ; this comes from the coding sequence ATGATCAATTCGCCCAATCCCAAGATCAAGAAAGGCTTGCTCGATCCCGAGCGCCGCAAGAAGGGCATCTACATCCTGCCAAACCTGTTTACCTGCGCGTCACTGTTTGCCGGCTTCTACGCAATCGTCCAGGGCATGAACGATAAATTCGAGGTTGCGTGCATCGCGATTTTTTGTGCGATGGTGCTGGATGGCCTCGACGGTCGCGTCGCGCGCATGACGCGCACACAAAGTGAGTTTGGCGCGGAGTTTGACAGCCTCTCGGACATGGTCTCTTTTGGCGCCGCGCCCGCGCTGGTGATGTATGAATGGGCATTCAAGCCGATGGGCAAGTGGGGCTGGGCGGCGGCATTTATCTACTGTGCCTGCGCGGCAATGAGGCTCGCGCGCTTCAATACCAACATCGGTGTCATCGACAAGAAATATTTCCAGGGCTTGCCCAGCCCGGCGGCGGCGGCGCTGGTCGCGGGATTGATCTGGGTGCTAAACGACTATCAAATACACGGTGGCGACGTGCGCTGGCTGGCGTGGGGACTTACCGTGTTTGCCGGAATAACAATGGTGACCAATATTCGCTATTACAGCGGCAAGGATTTCAACATGCGGCGCAGCGTGCCGTTTTGGGTCGTGCCGGCGATTTTCGTTGTGTATCTGGTCGTCACCATTGAGCCCTCGCATGTGCTGTGGGGATTGTTTGTGGTGTACGCCTTGTCCGGCTATGTGATGGCGCTGATGGCACTGATGCGTGGCGGCGACAAGAAACCGCCAGCGAACCCGCCCAGCACCCCGGCGGCGCAATGA
- a CDS encoding glutathione S-transferase N-terminal domain-containing protein, whose product MKLIASYTSPYARKVRVAMAEKRIECDFVQENVWAADTAVNQYNPLGKIPALILDDGLAVYDSRVIVEYLDSISPVSRLIPENGRDRLLVKRWEALGDGIADAGIAVFLERKRPEAQQSMDWIDRQIGKAEYAIAAAANELGNKDFCHGTALSLADISLGCGLLWLEFRLPHIKWRETYPNLKAWIEKLELRAAFVETVPRA is encoded by the coding sequence ATGAAACTGATCGCATCGTATACCAGCCCGTATGCACGCAAGGTCCGGGTTGCCATGGCGGAAAAACGCATCGAATGCGATTTCGTGCAGGAAAACGTATGGGCTGCCGATACCGCCGTGAATCAGTACAACCCACTGGGCAAGATTCCGGCGTTGATTCTCGATGATGGCCTGGCGGTCTACGATTCCCGCGTGATCGTCGAATACCTGGACAGCATCAGTCCGGTTTCCCGGCTTATTCCGGAGAACGGGCGCGATCGGCTATTGGTGAAACGCTGGGAAGCCCTCGGCGATGGCATTGCCGATGCCGGTATCGCCGTTTTCCTGGAAAGGAAGCGCCCCGAGGCTCAACAAAGCATGGATTGGATCGACCGCCAGATCGGCAAGGCGGAATACGCGATCGCCGCCGCCGCGAACGAGCTGGGAAACAAGGATTTCTGCCACGGCACGGCACTATCCCTTGCCGATATTTCGCTTGGTTGCGGTCTGTTGTGGCTTGAGTTTCGCCTGCCCCACATCAAATGGCGGGAGACATACCCAAACCTCAAGGCTTGGATAGAAAAACTCGAGTTGCGCGCCGCATTTGTGGAAACTGTGCCACGCGCCTGA